From a region of the Paenibacillus sp. FSL R10-2734 genome:
- a CDS encoding response regulator encodes MANRILIVDDAAFMRMMIRDILSKNGFEVVGEAQDGSQAIEKFKELRPDLITMDITMPEMDGIAALKEIKKVDPAAKVIMCSAMGQQAMVIDAIQAGAKDFIVKPFQADRVIEAINKTLGA; translated from the coding sequence ATGGCTAACCGAATTCTAATCGTGGACGATGCAGCATTTATGAGAATGATGATCCGTGACATTTTGTCGAAAAATGGATTTGAAGTAGTGGGCGAAGCTCAGGACGGTTCTCAAGCGATAGAGAAATTTAAAGAACTGCGTCCGGACCTTATCACGATGGATATTACTATGCCTGAGATGGACGGAATCGCCGCCCTGAAAGAAATCAAGAAAGTAGATCCGGCTGCAAAGGTCATCATGTGTTCAGCCATGGGCCAGCAGGCTATGGTAATCGATGCAATTCAAGCTGGAGCGAAAGACTTTATTGTGAAGCCTTTCCAAGCTGACCGTGTTATCGAAGCTATCAACAAAACGTTGGGTGCGTAG